One window of the Manihot esculenta cultivar AM560-2 chromosome 14, M.esculenta_v8, whole genome shotgun sequence genome contains the following:
- the LOC110630711 gene encoding accelerated cell death 11 isoform X2, translated as MTDFETEKPLRKISEAFKELAATVNSQSAIVEVASFSRACSLVSPLFGCLGIAFKFAEMDYVAKVRDLADASKLIVTLDALLDRDMEQNTVRKAGSHSRNLLRVKRGLDMVKVLFEQIIVTEGNSLRDPASKAYAQVFAPHHGWAIRKAVAAGMYALPTKAQLLNKLNEDDRALFSS; from the exons ATGACGGATTTCGAAACTGAAAAGCCGCTGAGGAAGATATCGGAGGCGTTTAAGGAGTTAGCTGCTACTGTAAACTCACAATCTGCTATTGTTGAAGTCGCTTCATTCTCTCGCGCTTGCTCTCTCGTCTCTCCTCTATTTGGCTGCTTAGGCATCGCCTTCAAGTTCGCCGAGATGGATTATGTTGCTAAG GTTCGTGATCTTGCAGACGCATCGAAATTGATTGTAACCTTAGATGCTTTGCTGGATAGGGATATGGAACAAAACACTGTGAGAAAAGCGGGTAGTCATTCAAGAAATCTTTTGAGGGTAAAGCGTGGACTTGACATGGTCAAGGTTCTATTTGAGCAAATTATTGTTACAGA GGGAAATTCTTTGAGGGACCCAGCTTCCAAGGCTTATGCACAAGTATTTGCTCCTCACCATGGGTGGGCTATTAGAAAAGCTGTTGCTGCAGGGATGTATGCCCTTCCTACAAAAGCACAACTTTTAAATAAGCTGAATGAAGATG ATAGAGCGCTTTTCAGCAGCTAA
- the LOC110630711 gene encoding accelerated cell death 11 isoform X1 codes for MTDFETEKPLRKISEAFKELAATVNSQSAIVEVASFSRACSLVSPLFGCLGIAFKFAEMDYVAKVRDLADASKLIVTLDALLDRDMEQNTVRKAGSHSRNLLRVKRGLDMVKVLFEQIIVTEGNSLRDPASKAYAQVFAPHHGWAIRKAVAAGMYALPTKAQLLNKLNEDETSARIQMENYIAASAQVILYIDKLFLSRELGIDW; via the exons ATGACGGATTTCGAAACTGAAAAGCCGCTGAGGAAGATATCGGAGGCGTTTAAGGAGTTAGCTGCTACTGTAAACTCACAATCTGCTATTGTTGAAGTCGCTTCATTCTCTCGCGCTTGCTCTCTCGTCTCTCCTCTATTTGGCTGCTTAGGCATCGCCTTCAAGTTCGCCGAGATGGATTATGTTGCTAAG GTTCGTGATCTTGCAGACGCATCGAAATTGATTGTAACCTTAGATGCTTTGCTGGATAGGGATATGGAACAAAACACTGTGAGAAAAGCGGGTAGTCATTCAAGAAATCTTTTGAGGGTAAAGCGTGGACTTGACATGGTCAAGGTTCTATTTGAGCAAATTATTGTTACAGA GGGAAATTCTTTGAGGGACCCAGCTTCCAAGGCTTATGCACAAGTATTTGCTCCTCACCATGGGTGGGCTATTAGAAAAGCTGTTGCTGCAGGGATGTATGCCCTTCCTACAAAAGCACAACTTTTAAATAAGCTGAATGAAGATG AAACCTCAGCGAGGATTCAAATGGAGAATTATATTGCTGCATCTGCGCAAGTCATTCTTTACATTGACAAACTCTTCCTATCTAGAGAATTGGGCATAGATTGGTGA